DNA sequence from the Fusobacterium sp. SYSU M8D902 genome:
CAAAAAGATCTAACTGATCTGTCTGAAAAAGGATTTGTGGAAAAAGATTATCAAAAAAATATGTTAAAAAACAGATTGGTTATTGCTGGTAGAACTCAGATACAATCTTTGGATAAGTTATTAGGATACAAGACTGCTATTGGTATTCCTGAAACTGTACCAGCAGGAAGATATGCTAAAGAGGTACTTACTAAGAGCAAACTTTGGGATGAGATTCATAAAGATCTTGTTTTTACTAGGGATGTTAGAAGTGCTGCTCAATATGTAGATCTATATGAAGTGGATTTTTCTTTTATATATAAAACAGATGTTACTATGTTAAAAAATAGTGATATTGTTTTCACAGTTCCAGAGGAGTTACACTCTCCAATCATATACAGCTATGGTATTGTAAAGGACAGAGCTAATACTGATGTGGTAAAGTTCTATAACTTTTTAAACTCTGAATATGCTAAAAAGATATATGAAAAATATAATTTTGAATTAGTTGAGTAATCTAGGTATTGAAATGATATATTCGAATATAATAATTTTGACTTTAAAGATAGCATCAATTTCTACTATTCTAGTAGCTTTTTTTTCTATCTTTTTAGTTTGGATATTAAATAATAACACTAGGATTAAACCGATTTTGGAGTTCTTTATAAATACCTCTCTCTTTATCTCACCTACAGTACTTGGGTATATTCTCATTCTGATCTTGGGGAGAAGAGGTATTATTGGAAAACTCCTCTTTGAATACTTTAATATTACAGTTCTATTCTCTTGGTGGGCTGGGATTATTACAACTTTTATTGTTTCACTCCCACTCATGTACAACTCAATAAAAACTGGAATAGCTAGTCTAAACCCAGTATATTTTGAATCAGCAAGAGAAGCTGGAGCATCAGAATTTCAGATATTGAGATTAATTACGATCCCTCTCATTAAGAGAAATATTTTTGCTGGTATGGTTTTATCATTTGGAAGAGCTATGGGGGAGTTCGGAGCTACACTTATGCTCGCTGGAAACATCCCTAACAAAACTCAAACTATATCTATGGCAATCTATTCAGCCTCTGAAAGTGGCGATCGTTTTACAGCTAATTTTCTATTGATTGTAATATTGATTATCAGCTTTTTAGTGATGTTACTTTACAACTACTTATTTTTAAAAGAAAGGGAAAATATATGAAAAAAATTAAAACTGTTGATTCCGTTGGTTGTGTCCTTCAACATGATATAACTCAAATTCTTCCTGGTGAATTTAAAGGAAGAGCTTTTAAAAAGGGACATATAATTAAAGAAGAGGATATTCCTAAACTGTTAAGTTTGGGAAAAGATCATATCTTTGTTTTTGAACTAGGTGATACTGGGTTGCATGAGAATGAAGCTGCCCTTATTTTAGGGGAATTAGGAAGAGGAGAGAATATAAAAACTGATGATGAGATAAAAGAGGGAAAAATAAACTTTAGAGCTAATTGTGATGGTATTTTAAAAGTTGACACTGAAAAACTTTTAGAATTAAATATGCTTGGTGAGATCTCTTTTGCAACTCTTCCAAATAACTATCCTGTTAAATCTGGTGATTTGGTAGGCGGTTCAAGAGTTATTCCGTTAGTTATCAATAAAGCTAAAATGGAGAAAGCTAAGAATATTATACACTCTCCACTACTCAAAGTAGCTCCTTACAAAAAATATAATATTGGTATTATAACTACTGGAAATGAGGTTTTCTATGGGAGAATTGAAGATAAATTTGGAAAAGTTATAAAAGATAAGTTTGCTGAATATAATTGCAATATAGTTGGACAAGAGATCTGTCCTGATGATAAGGAATTGATTAAGTCTGCTGCTCACAAACTTTTAACAGCTGGAGCAGATCTTCTAGTATTTACAGGTGGAATGTCTGTTGATCCTGATGATCTAACACCAACTGCTATTATAGAGATGGGGGGAGAGCTTGTAACTTATGGTGCTCCTGTTCTTCCAGGTGCTATGTTCTTATTATCATACCTAAATGATACTCCTATGATGGGGTTACCTGGTTGTGTTATGTTTGCTAAAAGAACTATCTTTGACTTAGTTCTTTCAAAAGTTATGACTGGAGAAAAATTAACAAAAAAAGATATTATGAGTTATGGAAATGGTGGACTTTGTCAAAGTTGTGAGATCTGCCACTATCCTAATTGCTCATTTGGAAGGTAGTGTTAAATATGGAATTTACTCATTTTAATGAAAATGGACATGCTAAAATGGTAGATGTAAGTGAAAAGAATGAAACTCAAAGAAAAGCTGTTGCTCGTGGTTATATAAAAATGAATCCTGAAACTATTCAGATGATTTTAGATAAAAAGATGAAAAAAGGTGATGTACTCTCTGTTGCTCAAGTTGGTGGCATCTGTGGAGCAAAGAAGACTTGGGATCTTATTCCAATGTGTCACAATATATTGCTTACAGGAGCTGATATCTCTTTTGAAATAGCAGATGATAAGGTATGGATTGAAGCTACTGTAAAAACTACAGGTAAAACAGGAGTTGAAATGGAAGCTCTGACTGCTGTTTCTATCACTGCTCTAACTATCTATGATATGTGTAAAGCTGTGGATAAAAATATGATAATTGGAGATATTAAGCTTTTAGAAAAAAGAGGAGGAAAGTCAGACTTTCTTCTAAAATAGAGAAAACGAAGGGGAAAACTTTACTTATGTAAATTGTTTCTCTTTTGTTTTTTATTGGGAGGGAAAAATGAAAAAAGTTTTAACAATTGCTGGTTCAGATTCTTCTGGGGGAGCTGGTATTCAAGCTGATATCAAAACTATGTCAGCTTTAGGAGTTTATGGAATGAGTGTTATTACAGCAATTACAGCTCAAAATACTCTAGGAGTTCACGCTGTTCAAGAGATTGACTTAGATATTGTTGAAAAACAACTTGACGTGATTTTTAATGATATTGAAGTGGATTCTATAAAGATAGGTATGTTAGCAAGTGGAGATATTGCTCAGCTTATAAAAAATAAGCTTGTAACTTATAAGTGTAAAAATATTGTTATTGATCCTGTTATATCTTCTACAAGTGAGTTTAGACTATTTAAAGATACAGCCTTAACAAAACTAAAAGATCTGATTGGAATTGCTGACTTAGTTACACCTAATATTCCTGAAGCTGAAATACTAACATCTTTAAAAATAGAAAATGAAAATGATATTATTACAGTAGCTAAAAAAATAAAAGAACTGGGAGTAAAAAATGTACTAATCAAAGGGGGACATAGAACTGATAACAGTTGTACAGATACACTTCTTCTTGAGAATGGAGAGATAATTGAGTTTTTAGGAGAAAAAATCTCTACAAAACACACTCATGGAACAGGTTGTACCCTATCTTCAGCTATCGCTTCTTTTCTAGCTAAAGGCTCTTCAATGGAAGAATCTGTCAAACTTGGAAAAGATTATATTACACTAGCTATAAAAAACTCTTTTCCTTTAGGAAAAGGTATAGGTCCTTTAGGACATTTAGTAGAACTTTATGAGAAAGCTTCTATAAAATATTAATAATTACTAGATTTCAACACAAAAATATGCTAGAATATACAAATAATTAAATTATCAAAATATTGTATGTATTTAAATAACTATCCTTTTGAATAAATATACAATATTTTATTTAGGAGGTATTATGTTTTTAGATGAAAATAGCCTTAGAGCACTTATTCTTTCATTCTTTGCAGGAATATCTACAGTGCTTGGAGCTTTTATTCTATTTTTTCTTAAAGATAAAAATGAAAAGATTATCAGTATCTCTTTAGGTTTTTCAGGTGGAGTGATGATAAGTGTTTCCTTTACACATCTTCTTCCTCATGCTAATGAACTTTTAGAGGGGTATTTTGGGCATGATTTAGGAGTGCTTTTGGGTGTTTTATTCTTGGTTCTTGGAGTATTTATGGCTGCATGCTTGGATAAATTTGTTCCCCATATAAATGATGAGTGTAGCAATGATTACAAACATCAAAATCTATTTAGAGTTGGATTTATCTCAATGTTAGCTATTGGATTACACAACTTTCCTGAAGGAGTAGCAACATTTATGGCTGGATATAACAACTTATCTCTAGGAATCTCTGTTGCCATAGCTATAGCACTTCATAATATTCCTGAAGGAGTTTCTGTGGCTATGCCTATCTACTGTGCTACTGGAGATATGAAAAAAGCATTTAAATATACATTTTTATCTGGAATAGTTGAACCTATTGGAGCATTATTGACTTTTTTAGTTCTACGTCCATATATAAACGAATTCTCTTTAGGTGCTATTTTTGCACTAATATCTGGGATAATGCTGTATATTGCTATTGAGGAGTTAATACCTAGTTCTAGACAGTATGAATATATAAAGATAGCTCTAATATCTACTTTTGTTGGTATAATTTTAATGCCATTGACACATTTGACACACTGATAAAAAATAGAGAGAAAACTATTAGTTATCTCTCTATTTTTTATTGAGTACAATGTAAAAACTCAGTTAAATTTCTAGTAAAAGATGAATAAAATATGATATAATGTAGAATAGAAGGATTAAGGTGAAATAATGGCAAAGAAAAAAATAGTAATTGTAACTGGTTTAAGTGGAAGTGGAAAAACAACAGCTTTAAATGTATTAGAAGATTTAGGGTATTATACTGTTGATAATTTACCTTGTGAAATTGGTTTTTCTTTTATCTCATCATCAATTGAAAATATTGCTTTAGGAATGGATATCCGTTCTTTTAGAGAGATAGAGGAGTTTACAAACTTTTTAGATAAGCTTAAAAATACTCCTGATATAATATACTCTATCATATTTTTAGAAGCTTCTAAAGAGGTCATTTTGAATAGGTATAATTTAACTAGAAGAAAACACCCTGTTACTGAGACAACTCTTCTTCAAAGTATAAGAACTGAGAGAAA
Encoded proteins:
- the modA gene encoding molybdate ABC transporter substrate-binding protein, with product MKKNLVGALLMLILFSVSSFASEITISCAASLKEVIEELSDKFNKENKKIKVNVNLGGSGALKNQIIAGAPVDLVFFASQKDLTDLSEKGFVEKDYQKNMLKNRLVIAGRTQIQSLDKLLGYKTAIGIPETVPAGRYAKEVLTKSKLWDEIHKDLVFTRDVRSAAQYVDLYEVDFSFIYKTDVTMLKNSDIVFTVPEELHSPIIYSYGIVKDRANTDVVKFYNFLNSEYAKKIYEKYNFELVE
- the modB gene encoding molybdate ABC transporter permease subunit; the protein is MIYSNIIILTLKIASISTILVAFFSIFLVWILNNNTRIKPILEFFINTSLFISPTVLGYILILILGRRGIIGKLLFEYFNITVLFSWWAGIITTFIVSLPLMYNSIKTGIASLNPVYFESAREAGASEFQILRLITIPLIKRNIFAGMVLSFGRAMGEFGATLMLAGNIPNKTQTISMAIYSASESGDRFTANFLLIVILIISFLVMLLYNYLFLKERENI
- a CDS encoding molybdopterin-binding protein → MKKIKTVDSVGCVLQHDITQILPGEFKGRAFKKGHIIKEEDIPKLLSLGKDHIFVFELGDTGLHENEAALILGELGRGENIKTDDEIKEGKINFRANCDGILKVDTEKLLELNMLGEISFATLPNNYPVKSGDLVGGSRVIPLVINKAKMEKAKNIIHSPLLKVAPYKKYNIGIITTGNEVFYGRIEDKFGKVIKDKFAEYNCNIVGQEICPDDKELIKSAAHKLLTAGADLLVFTGGMSVDPDDLTPTAIIEMGGELVTYGAPVLPGAMFLLSYLNDTPMMGLPGCVMFAKRTIFDLVLSKVMTGEKLTKKDIMSYGNGGLCQSCEICHYPNCSFGR
- the moaC gene encoding cyclic pyranopterin monophosphate synthase MoaC is translated as MEFTHFNENGHAKMVDVSEKNETQRKAVARGYIKMNPETIQMILDKKMKKGDVLSVAQVGGICGAKKTWDLIPMCHNILLTGADISFEIADDKVWIEATVKTTGKTGVEMEALTAVSITALTIYDMCKAVDKNMIIGDIKLLEKRGGKSDFLLK
- the thiD gene encoding bifunctional hydroxymethylpyrimidine kinase/phosphomethylpyrimidine kinase, producing the protein MKKVLTIAGSDSSGGAGIQADIKTMSALGVYGMSVITAITAQNTLGVHAVQEIDLDIVEKQLDVIFNDIEVDSIKIGMLASGDIAQLIKNKLVTYKCKNIVIDPVISSTSEFRLFKDTALTKLKDLIGIADLVTPNIPEAEILTSLKIENENDIITVAKKIKELGVKNVLIKGGHRTDNSCTDTLLLENGEIIEFLGEKISTKHTHGTGCTLSSAIASFLAKGSSMEESVKLGKDYITLAIKNSFPLGKGIGPLGHLVELYEKASIKY
- the zupT gene encoding zinc transporter ZupT, with translation MFLDENSLRALILSFFAGISTVLGAFILFFLKDKNEKIISISLGFSGGVMISVSFTHLLPHANELLEGYFGHDLGVLLGVLFLVLGVFMAACLDKFVPHINDECSNDYKHQNLFRVGFISMLAIGLHNFPEGVATFMAGYNNLSLGISVAIAIALHNIPEGVSVAMPIYCATGDMKKAFKYTFLSGIVEPIGALLTFLVLRPYINEFSLGAIFALISGIMLYIAIEELIPSSRQYEYIKIALISTFVGIILMPLTHLTH